CCACCTTGGTGATATGAAATTTCCGTATTACAAATTAACACTTAACACTACTCTCTGAACGCTTGTCTCGCATGCGGTATTTATGACTTTTTCGCTAAAATACCAGCAATTCATTTACAGGATATCAGTATGTCTAAAAAAATAGCTTCTGCAAGAATTTCAGAGAAGAGTTCCAAACTTCTTCAGGATCTTAACAATTCCCTTCCTTTCGATAAAGTACTCTACAGAGAAGATATAGAAGGATCTTTGGCACATGCCTTTATGCTTAGTGAACAGGGTATCATTTCGAAAGAGGATTATGCCCAGATAGAATCGGGATTGAAAGAGATACTAGGGGAGATAGAGTCAGGTGTTTTCAAACTGGATGGTGATGATGAAGATATCCATATGGCGATCGAAGGCAGATTGACTGAAAAAGTAGGGGATGCCGGTAAGCGCCTGCATACAGCAAGAAGCCGTAATGACCAGGTAGCGTTGGACTTCAGACTTTATGTGCAGAACAATACCAAAGCGATCGCGGAGCTGCTTTTGGAGAACATCGAAACATTGGTAAAGGTTGCTGAAGAGAATGCCGAAACGATGCTTCCCGGTATGACGCACCTGCAGCATGCACAGCCGATTAACTTCGGTTACCATATGATGGCCTATGCCAGTATGTTCAAACGTGATTATGAGCGGCTTATGAGCTCTTACGAGCGCAATAATTATTCGCCTATCGGTTGTGCTGCCTTGGCGGGTACGCCGCATCCTGTCAACCGTCAGACCACTTCGGACAGATTGGGCTTTACTGCACCGACACTCAACTGTCTCGATACGGTCAGTGACCGTGACTTTGCACTTGAGATACTTTTTAATATCTCTACGATGATGATGCATATGAGCCGCCTGAGTGAAGAGCTCATCCTGTGGTCTGCTGCTGAATTCAAGTGGGTGACACTAAGTGATCGACATGCAACAGGTTCCTCCATTATGCCGCAGAAGAAGAACCCGGATATCCCCGAACTGCTTCGAGGGAAAACAGGTCGTGTCAATGGTAACCTTGTGGCGCTGTTGACTGTCATGAAAGGGCTGCCGCTTGCCTACAACAAAGACATGCAGGAAGACAAAGAGGGTGTATTCGACTCAGTAAGAACAGCCATACTGTCACTTCAGGTCCTCGAAGAGATGATCGCCGATATGACGGTGAATAAAGAGGCGATGGAAGCAGCCTGTATGGTAGGACACCTCTCTGCAACTGACTTGGCAGACTATCTTGTCAAAGAGCAGGGACTTCCGTTCAGAGATGCATACCATATTACCGGTAATGCAGTGAATCTTGCAGAAGAGAAGGGATTGGATATCTCTGAGCTCTCTTTGGAAGATCTGCAGAGCATCGATGAGCGTATCGGGGAGGGTGTGGTCGCACTGCTCAACAACCGCGCTTCCATGAATGCACGCCAGTCCGAGGGTGGTACAGCTACTATCAGGACTTTGGAACAGATAGAAAACCTGAAAAAATGGTTGGACAGTCAAAAATAATCAAGGATCGATTTTGAACGTATCAATAGAATATATCGGTGATAAAAAATTCAAGGCAAACACAACGAAATCCTCTTATATTTTGGATTGCAAGGAAATCACTCCAGTAGAGTACTTTGCAACAGGGATCATCGGATGTACGGGGATCGACCTTGTGGTGATGGCTGAGAATGACGGGTATGCGGTCAATAACTACTCGGTAAAAGCAGAGATAGAGCGTCAGATGGAAGTACCGATGAAGTTTGCTTCCATGCACATCATATATCAGTTTGACGGCTCGTTCGATGCTGTAAAAGGGAAGCGTTATATTTTGGCTTCGCTCGAGAGTTACTGTACGACCATCAATTCCATCCGTGATTCGGTAAAGATAACCTACACGATCATTTATAATGGTGAAAAAATTGCCGATAAAGAGCACATAGCTTCAGGTGCCGGGAGTATAGAGATGGATGACGGTTTTGGTGGAGCGTGCTGTTCGTAAACTGCTGAACGGACGTCAAAAAAGGTGCAGATTATTGCACCTTTTTTATCTTAAATACTCTTGTGTGGATCTTCGTGCTGGTGGTTCCAGATGAGTTTTCCCCCGCCAAGCATGTGGAAGTGCAGGTGTTTGATCTCCTGCCCTCCATCGTCACCATTGTTGGTGATGAGTCTGTAGCCGGTTTTGTCTATGCCTACTTTTGTTGCCACTTCCTGAATGAATGGGGTCATGTCAGCCATCATTTCCGGTGAAACATCCTGAAAACAGTCTACATGTTGTTTTGGAATAATCAGAATGTGGATCGGTGCCTTGGGGTAGAGGTCATGAAATGCCAGAAAATGGTCACTCTCATGAACGGTATTGTTGGGTATTTCTCCATTGACTATCTTACAAAATATACACATCATATAATCCTTCATTTCTATATTTTAATATGGAGATTATAGCACAGAAAAATCGCAATAAACCCCTCTGTTAGCTACTTTTCGATAAAATCACGGTAATTTGAAAACAAGGTATTGAGGTTTTATGGAGAATTTAGAAGAGAAGATCATTCAGGCGGATTCGCTTGAAGCATTGGAAAAAGTAAGGGTGGAACTCTTTGGCAAAAAGGGTGTACTTGCTGCCCAGTTTGCCAAGATGAAAGATATCCCCGGGCCGGAGAAGAAAGCATTTGCTGAAGGGCTAAATAAACAGAAGGCTGCTTTGCAGGAAGCCTTCGATGCACGTTATGAAGTGCTCAAAGCCGAAGAGATCGAAAGGCTGCTCAAGAGTGAAGCCATCGATGTTTCACTTTACGGAACAGTGGCGCAAAAGGGTGCACTGCATCCGGTTATGGAGACGATGGACAAGATCATCGACTATTTCGTTGCGTTGAACTTTGCGGTTGAGAGCGGTCCTATGGTGGAAGATGATTTCCACAACTTCGAAGCACTGAACCTTCCCAAATACCACCCGGCAAGAGATATGCAGGACACATTCTATTTCAAAGACGGC
The sequence above is drawn from the Sulfurovum riftiae genome and encodes:
- the argH gene encoding argininosuccinate lyase; the encoded protein is MSKKIASARISEKSSKLLQDLNNSLPFDKVLYREDIEGSLAHAFMLSEQGIISKEDYAQIESGLKEILGEIESGVFKLDGDDEDIHMAIEGRLTEKVGDAGKRLHTARSRNDQVALDFRLYVQNNTKAIAELLLENIETLVKVAEENAETMLPGMTHLQHAQPINFGYHMMAYASMFKRDYERLMSSYERNNYSPIGCAALAGTPHPVNRQTTSDRLGFTAPTLNCLDTVSDRDFALEILFNISTMMMHMSRLSEELILWSAAEFKWVTLSDRHATGSSIMPQKKNPDIPELLRGKTGRVNGNLVALLTVMKGLPLAYNKDMQEDKEGVFDSVRTAILSLQVLEEMIADMTVNKEAMEAACMVGHLSATDLADYLVKEQGLPFRDAYHITGNAVNLAEEKGLDISELSLEDLQSIDERIGEGVVALLNNRASMNARQSEGGTATIRTLEQIENLKKWLDSQK
- a CDS encoding OsmC family protein, which codes for MNVSIEYIGDKKFKANTTKSSYILDCKEITPVEYFATGIIGCTGIDLVVMAENDGYAVNNYSVKAEIERQMEVPMKFASMHIIYQFDGSFDAVKGKRYILASLESYCTTINSIRDSVKITYTIIYNGEKIADKEHIASGAGSIEMDDGFGGACCS
- a CDS encoding histidine triad nucleotide-binding protein codes for the protein MCIFCKIVNGEIPNNTVHESDHFLAFHDLYPKAPIHILIIPKQHVDCFQDVSPEMMADMTPFIQEVATKVGIDKTGYRLITNNGDDGGQEIKHLHFHMLGGGKLIWNHQHEDPHKSI